Sequence from the Sphingomonas koreensis genome:
CGCCGGCCGGGGCGAAGCTGTTGAGTTCCGGCCGCCCCGGCTTGCCCGAGCCAAGCGCATAGCCCTTTGCGAGCAGTGGTTCGAGCCGGGCAGGCAGCTTCGCGCGCAGGGTCGAGTGCGTCATGCCGGCCGGTGCGAAAATCCGCTGCTCGACGTAGTTGTCGAAAGGCATGCCCGAAACCCGCTCGACAATGTAACCGGCGAGCGCGGTGCCATAGTTCGAATAGGCGGGCGTACTGCCAGGCGCGTAGATCCGCGCCGGAACCTGGCGCTTCATCGCCACGGCAAGGGTCGGAATATCCTTGATGTCGTAGCTGTTGAGGCCGCGTTGCACCTCATCGAAACCCGCAGTGTGGGTCATCAGATTGCGCATCGTGACGGGCTTGCCGGCATAGGGCGGAATCTTGAAATCGAGATAGGCGTTGATGTCCGTGTCGAGGTCGATCTTACCCGCCTCGACCATCTGCATCACGGCAGTCCAGGTGATCGTCTTCGACACCGACGCCTGCTTGAACAGCGTGGTTTCGGGATCGACCGACCGCCGGTTCGCGACATCAGCAAAGCCGAAGCCTCTCTGGGTGAGAACCGCCCCGTCCTTGACCACGACGACAACCGCTCCCGCGGCATTTCCGCGTTCGAGCGCATAGGGCATGTAGCCGTCCAGCCAGATATCGACGTCGGCCTTGGTGATCTCCCGGGCCGGGACGCTCGCAGCCACAGCTTCAGCGGTTGCAGTGGTGGGAGCCGGGTTCGACGCCGCAGCGCCTGCCAGCATCGCCAAGGCGAATGCGCCCGCCATCTTGATCGATCTGCCAAACCGCATCTTGCTCTCCGATGCCGCCTCTCCCAACGCAGAGAGCACGACGATTTCCCAAATGAAATTTTTTTCATTTTGAGACACTCCATCTAGCACCGCTTTGTCAATGGCCGATTTAGGCGCTTGCGATCTGCGCCGGAGGAGGGCCGGCCGGCCGCCGCCTCTCGTGCCCCGCTCAGCCGGAACCGAAGGGGCGCTTGCATTGCGCTCATCGTTTGGACCGTTATAGTTGCAGGCGAGTTCTATTCTTGATTGCGACAAGATGATCCTGCACCGAAACGAGCTTGACCAACATTCACCAGAACGCGGCGTCGCATGAAGGACGGCCAGCCTACCCTCGGAAAGTTGCTGCGTGGCCTGCGCGATCGTAATCGCTGGACTCTAAAGGAAATGAGCGAGCAAACGGGAATTCCCGTCTCGACGCTTTCCAAGATCGAGCACGACCGCCTCACGCTCTCTTACGACAAGCTCCTGCAGCTCAGCCGGCGGCTGAATATTCGCATGTCGGAACTGTTCGCCGAGAATGACGGCAGCGAAACGCAGGTTACCGCACGGCGCAGCGTCGGCGATCTCAGCCGTGCCGTTCGGGTCAAGACGCCCAACTACGACTATTTCTATCTGTGCACGGAGTTGCGGCGGAAGCGGATGCTTCCGATCATGACGCGCATTCGTGCCAAGACCCCCGAGGAATTCGGCGAGCTCGTTCGGCATCCCGGCGAGGAATTCGTCTTCGTCGTGTCAGGCCGGATCGTTGTGCATACCGAATTCTACGACCCCGTCGCTCTCGAAGAGGGGCAATCGATCTACATCGATTCGAATATGGGCCACGCCTACATCACGGGCGAAGGGTGCGACGAGGCGGTCGTGCTCGGCGTATGTTCCAGCGCGGAAAGTGATCTCATGGGCTCGCTCATGAACCTCCATGGCGAGGACGCTGAAAGAGCGCCCGCCGGCGAGTGAAGGATGTGCCAACCGCCACATCGCCAGGATTGACGCGGATTGGAGGGACGTTCGTCCGATCCGGTGAAGGCCGCAACCGCTGAACCGAACGTCAATCGAAAGTGGACGGACTCGATCCGGCGCCGGCAAAGAATCGTCTTCTTGTTCCGGTACGTGCAGCGCGAGCGCAAAGGGGTCGTTGCCACCTGCTGCTTTGGCTTCACCGTGAGGCGAACCGGGCCATCCCGGGCGGCCGGTTCGAACGGGCCCTTCAGCCCGACATGGGCTGCAACATGCGATGCGAGGCATGGCTGAGGGCATCCAGCACACGGTCGATCACGCCGGCGTTGCTTACCGCCTTGGGAAGCTCGCGACGCGCGAACTGTTGCAAACGGTCCACGTCGCGCTGCGGCACTGCGAGCCTGACCGACATCCTTGTGATGTCTTCAACCCTTCTTCCCTGCACGGTTTTTCCCGACGCGAGAAAATGATCGAGCAGACGCTTGCGGTCGGCGAAGGTCCAGCCCAACGCGTCGAGCTCAACTGGGGTCAGTGAAAGAAGGGCCAGCGCGAACTCCATGACGTCGTCGAATGGGAGCACGATATGCACCATTCTGCCGCCACGCTCGCGCCATCGCTGACCAAGCGACCGCTTCACGGGATCGAGATGACGCCATCGACTGCGCGCCACTCCACCGGTCCGATCAGATGGTTGCCGGCAACCCGGACGGAATGGAGCGCTGCCTCGATTTCCCGCTGCCAGTGATCGAGAAAGGCGAACAGCGCGGGGAAATCAGGCGCCAGATCATAGTCCTGCCAGGCGAACAGCTGGAGCAGCGACGGCGCGTCGGGCCGATAGTAATAGATCTCCGCCATGGTCAGGCTATAGCCGTCGAGTTGGGCGAGAAATGCGCGGTCGCTCATTGCACTTGCGACCCCGGTTTCGCGCCTTGATCAAGGGCGCGCATGGCCTCGAGGACCTCGTCGACCGGGACGGCGCGCTGCGCGCCGGGCGGTTTGCGTAGCGCCGGATGGTCTTCGACCGCCGAACGATCGGATGCCCAGGATGCAAGGATCGCGCGCTTCACTTCCGGCTCCAGGCTCGGATGGCGCGCAACGTCGAAGGGATGCAAGAAACGCGAAAATGGCTGCGACATAGCTCGGCCTCCTTCCTTCGTGTCGCTCCTTTCTCGTCGCGCGGATCGGATCCGCATGGGGAATTTTGTCGCGGTAGCCGGCCTCGTCAAGGGGTTGGACGACAACGAGATTGGCAC
This genomic interval carries:
- a CDS encoding helix-turn-helix domain-containing protein, which codes for MKDGQPTLGKLLRGLRDRNRWTLKEMSEQTGIPVSTLSKIEHDRLTLSYDKLLQLSRRLNIRMSELFAENDGSETQVTARRSVGDLSRAVRVKTPNYDYFYLCTELRRKRMLPIMTRIRAKTPEEFGELVRHPGEEFVFVVSGRIVVHTEFYDPVALEEGQSIYIDSNMGHAYITGEGCDEAVVLGVCSSAESDLMGSLMNLHGEDAERAPAGE
- a CDS encoding usg protein, producing MSDRAFLAQLDGYSLTMAEIYYYRPDAPSLLQLFAWQDYDLAPDFPALFAFLDHWQREIEAALHSVRVAGNHLIGPVEWRAVDGVISIP